GTTATCAATAATAATTTAATCCGAAAGAAATTTCGGATTTTTTTTGCTATTTTTTCTTACCTGATTGTTGTCATTTTTATGGTAAATATAATTCTTGAAGTTGTGAGGTGATTCATTAATAAATATATTTGCATTATTTTTTATTCAATAACTAGTGATTTTTAATTTTAAAAATAAATTTAAATGCTTAAAAATATTTTAAAAATTTCCTTAATTGGGCTTTTCTTTATTTCGTGCTCAGAAACTGATGAACAAATTGTAGATTTAATTCCTGCAGAAACTCCAGTCGTTAATGATCCGGATTTAACAAGTATGGAAATCAAATTATCTGTTAATAAAACATCAGGTAATATCTTTGATGGTTTTGTATTTAAATTAAAACAAAAGAACCAGTCAAGTTATTTTGGTGATCTTGATCAGCATCTGGATTCTTTAGTTTTTAAAATTTCTGATATAAAAGAAACAAAAAGACTTTTTGAAAAAATGGATAATGGAAATGTGGGAACAACTCAATTCAATCACAACTTCTATCTTCCAGGAAATTACAATGCAAGTATTTTAGGCTATAAAAGCGGGAAAATAATTTATAAAGACGACATTAACCTAAAAGTTTCAGACACCAAAGATTTTCTTGTAACGAATTGGGATAATTTTTCAGTTAATACTCCTACAGGATATTATAATGCACTTGGAAAAAATTCATTGGTTTTCTATAATGAATTTGAAAACGGAAATCCATATATTTTCGTTTCAAATTCATGGGACAATATGAATAGCTACACTGCAGATCAAATAAAAACTATGGACAAAGATTTCCTGTATAATTATTTTGTAAAAATGTATTCTACACCACAATATTCTGAAGCTAATACTCCGAATTTAAAAGATATTTATGTGCAGAATTTTAAAAAATCTTTAAAAAATGATATCCCTGTAAATATATGGATTACTCCTAAAAGTAAAATTGCTTTAGTGAAAGAGTATTCTGGCTATAACCCCTCCCAGTTTTATGGATATCGGATTATTGCAGAACCTAACAAATGATGAAAAATGCAGCTGAATTTCAGTTGCATTTTTATTTAAATTAAGTTTAGAATTGCATATTTTTTGCTTCTTCCAAAAGACCAAATATTAATTAATGAAAAAACTTATTCTGCTACCAAGTCTTATCTTTCTATTTTCCTGCGAAAACAAAAAGAAAGAACCGGTTGATGCAAATTCACAATCAGACAGTTTACCAAAAAATAATTCTCCGCAAAGCATTGAAGAAATAAAAACTGAATATACTTTACTTAATAATCAGTTAATCGCCAAAAAGCTCGATTCTACAAGTTTTGATTATGAATGTAATGAAGTTTCCGGGAATGTGGTTTATTACAGTTTAAACGGAGAACTCAAAAGTATTAAACATTTTCATGGGGACAGCCATTTTTCATCTGTAGAAAATTATTATTTGAAAAACGGAAAACCATTTTTTATTTTTCAGGAAGAAACCGGTTGGAGTTTTGACGGAGGAACACCAGAAAAGCCCGAAACCAAAGATGATGTAGAAGAAAAACGATTTTATTACATCAATGATCAATTAATTTCCTGCAGAGATAAAAAATATACACTGCGAACCAAAAACCAATCAAAACCTGAAAATGTTTCTGATGGAGAAAGTAAAAACTGTAATGATACAGAATTAAGAAAAACTTTCGAAACTCTTATAAAAAATAGAGATAAAAAAGGAAAGACAGATTGCATTTTATAAAAACAAAAGAGAGGATTCATTACCGAATCCTCTCTTTTTATATTTTCAAAAACCTGAAAATTATACTTTCATAATTTCAGCTTCTTTTGTTTTCAAATGGTCGTCACAAAGCTTTACATGCTTGTCTGTAAGTTCCTGGATTGTAGCTTCCACATTTTTTACTAAATCTTCAGAAACTCCTTCCAGTTTCTTCAGTTCTTTGATACCGTTTTGTCTAGCGTTTCTTACAACGATTTTAGTGTCTTCAGTTTCACCTTTAGCTTGTTTAGCCAATTCTTTTCTTCTGTCTTCAGTTAAAGGTGGTACGTTAAGGATGATGTTTTCTCCGTTATTAGAAGGTGCAAATCCTAAGTTAGAATTAATAATAGCTTTTTCAATAGCACCAATTGCGGTTCTGTCCCACGGTTGAATAGAGATGGTCATTGCATCCGGCACAGAAACGTTTGCAACCTGATTAATAGGAGTTGGCGCACCGTAATATTCTACCATCACATCCTGAACCATGCTTGTAGACGCACGTCCCGCTCTGATTCTTTGAAATGCATGATCCAGGTGCTTAAGAGCCGCTTCCATATCATGTTTTACAGATTCTATGATAAGATCTAATTCTTCCATTATATAATAAAAATTTGATAAGTTACACATTGTATGAGCAATCAACAATAAGTAATTAGTAATAAGGGTTTTGTACTTTAAACTTTTACCTTTTTACTTTGCTCTTTTTTTAAAGATTCACTAAGGTTCCTACATTTTCTCCGTCTACAATTTTCAATAAATTACCGTCTTTATTCATATCAAAAACAATAATTGGCAATTTATTTTCGTGGCTTAATGTAAAGGCAGTCATATCCATTACTTTAAGGTCTTTTTCAAAAACTTCTTCGAAAGTTAAAGAATTATATTTTACTGCATTTTCGTTTTTCTCAGGATCGCTGTCGTAGATACCATCAACTCTGGTTCCTTTAAGAATAACATCAGCTCCTATTTCGATAGCTCTTAATGTTGCTGCAGTGTCAGTTGTAAAATAAGGATTTCCTGTTCCGGCTCCGAAGATCACTACTCTACCTTTTTCAAGGTGTCTTACTGCTCTTCTTTTAATGAAAGGTTCTGCAACTTTATCCATTTCGATAGCAGATTGTAGTCTGGTTTTAATTCCTGCATCTTCCAAAGCGCCCTGTAAAGCCATTCCGTTGATAACGGTTGCAAGCATTCCCATATAATCGCCCTGTACTCTATCCATTCCTTTTGCAGCCCCTGCTACACCACGGAAAATGTTTCCTCCTCCAATTACAATCGCAATTTCGCAGCCTCTGTCAACCACTTTCTTGATTTCCTGAGCATATTCCATCAGTCTTTCGGTATCGATACCGTATTGTCTGTTCCCCATTAATGCCTCACCACTCAGTTTCAGAAGGATTCTTTTATATTTCATTGTATATTTTAATAATAGTTTTTTGAGAATTAATTTCTTTGAAAATTAACTTTGCAAATATAATCATTAAAAATATTGAAAAAAAGAAAAATATTATACAGAAATAATGAAAGAAATATTTTGATAAGTAGCAAAAAGGATTATTTTTGCATTAATTAAATACTGATTTGAAGAAAGTTCTAATTTTTTCACTATTTCTTTCGGGAATTGTTTCATTTGCACAAACTGGAACAAACGTTTACTCTTTCTTAAATATTCCCGTCTCTGCAAGACAGGCTGCTTTAGGTGGCGATGCTATTACTGTTAGAGATTATGATGTTTCTTTTGCCATTGCCAATCCGGCTTTGTTGAATAAAGATTCAGATAAACAGCTTTCAATAAACGCTTCTACTTATTTGGCAGACTCAAAGTTTGGAACGATTGCATTTGCTAAAGATTTAGATAATGGGCATATGGTTACCGTCAATGCAAGATATTTGGGTTACGGAAATATTCCCAGAACCGACGAAAGCGGTTTTGAAATGGGAGAATTTTCAGCTTCAGATGTTGCTGTGGGAGCAGGATATGCTTATCAGTTTGAAGAAGACTGGACGATTGGAGGTGGATTAAATTTCATCACTTCAAAAATCGATACTTATACTTCTTCTGCCTTATCGGGAACTTTAGGGATGACTTATCACAACAAACAGAGCAAAGAAGTAGCTTCTGTAGTGTTGAGAAATTTCGGATACCAGTTTAAATCATTCAATGGAGAGAGAGAAAATCTTCCGTTTAGAATAGATTTAGGATATACCAAAATATTAAAAGCAATTCCTCTTGCGATTACCATTACCGCGCACGATCTACAGAAATTTGATATTTCTTCTGATTATGATATTAATGGGCAGGAAATTGGTTTCGGAAGAAAACTGGCCGATCACTTTTCTCTTGGTGCCGAACTTTTCCCTGAAAAAGGTTTCAACATCAGATTAGGATATAATGTAAGAAGAGGAAATGAGCTTGCTGTTGCTGATCAAAGAAACTTTACAGGATTATCTGCAGGTTTTGGTTTAAAGATTTCCAAATTCCGTTTAGATTATGCTCATGTAAGATATCATAATTCTTCTAATGTCAATCAAATCGGGATTTCTGTAGACTTAAGCGGTCATAGAGGAGAGTAAGTTTATTATAAAACTTTAAATATTCAACTTTATCATTGATTCATACTTGATTTTTTCAGAAAATTTCTTGAAATTTGTCTTATGAAAAAACCAGTGATTGCTATTGATGGCTTTTCTTCTACCGGAAAAAGTTCTATCTCAAAAATTATTGCCGAAAAATTGGGCATCGTCCATTTAGACACCGGTGCTTTATATCGGGGCATTACCTGGTTTGCTCTGCAAAATTGTATGGATGAAGACGGTACCATTAATTTACCGTTACTTTTCAAATCTTTTCATTTAATTGATCTTGAGTTTAAAAAAGAAGAAGATGAATTGATTCTTTTGCTTAATCATATTAATATTTCCAAAGAAATCCGCAGCAATGAAGTGTCTGAAAATGTTAGCTTAATTGCAAAACAAAAAGAAGTAAGAGATTTTTTGCTTGATGCACAAAGATTAATTGCAAAAAATGGCGGTGTAATTATGGACGGACGAGATATCGGAACCGTAGTTTTACCCGATGCTGATTTTAAATTTTTTCTTACCGCAAGTATTGACGAACGTACAAAACGCAGATTCAGCGAACTTTTATCTTTAGGAATCGATGCTGATGAGGCTCATGTGAAAGAAAATCTTATTGAAAGAGACCGTATTGACAGTGAAAGAGAGATCTCACCATTGCGACAGGCAGATGATGCGATCCTAATTGATAATACAAACCTGACAAAAAGTCAAACAATCGAAAGCATATTGCAATATCTTACAAAAATTAACAATTTTTATTAGTCACAAATCTTGATTGGTATATTAATTGTAACCTTTTAAAACGAAAACTAGTATTTATTAACTATTAAAAAAAACAAAAAATGTCTAGAAAAGGAAATAATACAGCAGGTATTTTGGCAGGTCTTTTAGCGGGTGCTGCAGCAGGTGTAATTTTAGGAATGCTTTATGCTCCTGAAGAAGGAAAAGAAACAAGAAAAAAAATCAAAAACAAAGCAAATGATCTAAAAGATCAGGCTAAAGATAAATACGGTGAAGTATCTGAAAAAGTAAAAGATCAGTACGACAGTATCTCTTCTACTTTCAAAGAAACTGCCAATAATGTAGCTCATACTGTAAAAGACGGATATGACAAATACAAAGATCAAATTGTTTCTAAAACTACCGATATGGTAAAAGATGTAGAATCTGAATTGAACAATCTTAAATAATTGTATTTAATTTTTCATTAAATATAAAAAAGGAACTTTAGTTAAAAGAGTTCCTTTTTTTGTAACTTTTAAAAAAAATATAAGGATGATTGAAACTATTAAAGAATACGCATCTAAGAGAATAGATTTGCTAAAAATTGAAGCCACAGAAAAATCTTCAATTTCTGCAGGTGTTATTGCCTATCTAGTGATATTGTTGGTGGCTTTTGGCTTTTTTATCATTCTTTTCAATTTTGGGTTGGCGTTTCTTATTGGTAAAGCTTTAGATAATTATTCATACGGATTCTTGATTGTTGCAGCATTTTATTTTGTAGTAATGCTTTTAGTTGTTACCTTTAAGAAAAGAATCGTGCATATGGTAGCAAATAAAGTAATAGAATTCTTAAATCACTAAACTATGGGCAGAAATTACGAGAGTCTGGAAGAACTTAAAAGAAAGAAGAAACTTTTGAAAAGTGAAATAACTGATTTGGAAGCACTTTTGACTTTTAAAAATACAAAAGAAAGCTTGAGTGCATTTACTAATGGTCTTAGTGATCAGTATTTAAAGGAGAAGATTGATGAAGATGGTGAAGAAAAGACAGTGATCAGAAAAGATGTTATTGCAAAGCAGATTACATCTGAAGTAAAAGATCTTTTTCTAAGTAAAAATACAGCAATGGTAATTGCAGGAAGCGCATTTAAAGGCGACGCAATGGACACTGTTATCAAACTTGCAGTTACCGCTTTTGTAGCAAATTATGCAAAGAAAAATATGAAAAGTTCAAACTGGAAAAAGAAGATTCTGGGAGCAGCATTAATTTATGTGGCACCCATGGCTTTAAAATTTATCCGCACAAAGTTGGAAACTTATCAAAAAACAAAAAGTGTATCCAGTATGGAGCAACTTATATAATCTTAGAAGTTAGAAGTTAGAATCTAGAGGTTAGTTTAAATAAAGTTTGTTTTACTAATTTCTAACCTCTAACTTCTAATTTCTTTTCTATTTTGAAAACATTTGTCCTAAAATAATTCCTGCCGCCATAGAAACATTAAGACTTTCTGTAGACTGCGATTTTCCAAATCTTGGAATACTTATTTTCTTGTGAAGAAGTTTTTCTGTTTCATCACGCATTCCATTTCCTTCGTTTCCTAAAATCAGATTGATTTTCTTTGGTTTTTCGAAATGATAAATATTCTCACCTTCCATATCGGTTCCTACATTGATGTTTTCAGTTTTTGAAAGATAATCAACCAAATTGCAATAGACGATATTTACTCTTGTAAAAGAACCCATTGTTGCCTGAATAACCTTTGGATTGTAAAAATCTACCGTGTCTTCACTGCAAATAATCTGTTCAATTCCAAACCAGTCTGCCAAACGGATAATCGTTCCTAAATTTCCGGGATCCTGGATTCCGTCTAAAACCAATTGGAAGTCTTTGTCAATAAATTCAGACCTTTCTAGCAATTCACAAACCGCTACAGAATCTTTAGGATTTTGTAAAAAACTTATTTTTTTAAGTTCATTTTCAGTGATCTGTGTAAACTGAACATCTTTGGACAGAAAATTGTTAGGTTCTGTAGAAAATATTTCTTTAATTTTAAAGTTAGAATTAGGAAGTTCAAGAATAGTTTTATTCCCTTCAACCAAAAACAAGTTGTATTTTTGCCTGAACTTCTTTTTATCTAAAGACTGTAAAATTTTAATTGTATGAGCTGTAAGCATTTTAAGAATTCTCCTCAAAAATATTATAAAATAATATCATTTGCAACATTTGTCGGTTTACTTTATGCATGCAGTACCACAAAAAAAGTTCCGGATGGTGAATATCTGCTTACTCAAAACAATTTTGAATTTGAAGATAAAAAACAGTTTTTCGATGATGAGCTGGAAGATTATGTACAGCAAAAGCCCAACAAAAAGCAGCTGCTTTTCATGCCGCTAAGTCTTCTTTTATACAATGCAGCAAACCCTAAATACGATACGATTCTTAATGAATATATGACGTATCCGAGTGAGATGAGAAATCAGAAACTTCGTGATTCTCTTTTTACAAAATACAATATGCAGAGCAGTGTTGGTAATAGTCTTTTCATGGACAGACTATATCACAATTGGGGAACTCCACCTGTAATTTTAGATCAAACCAGAACCGAAAAAAGCGCGCAGTCTATTGAAAAAAGAATGACGTACAGAGGTTTTTGGGATGCGGAAGTAAAATATGCCCACAAGCTTGATTCTACAGCTAAAAAAGCGTCTGTAAAATATTCTATTACACACAACAGTCCTACAAACATAAAAGAATATTATTACCACATTCCAGATTTAGGGATTAAAGGACTTTACCAGCAAAAAATGCACGAAAGTTTGGTAAGAAGCGGGCAATTGCTCGATCAGACTGTTTTAGAAAAAGAAATTACCAGAATCAATGACTGGATGCGTGAAAACGGATATTACAGATTCAATGCAGGAAATGATGAGGTAGGTTTTGTTGCAGATTCTCTTTTGAGCAGAAAAGAAGTTCCGTTAGTTTTAGAAATTCGTAAAGATTCTATCAATCGTCCTTACAAAAGAGCTACTTTTGGAAATATTGACGTCGCAATTGTTGACCGTCATTCAGATTTTCCAAGAAGAACAGTGAAAGATAGTCTTAGAAGAATTAGATTTCATAAAATGAATGAAAATTATAAGACTTCGGCTTTATGGAGAACCATTATTGTTGATAGTAAAACTATTTATGATCAGAAAAAATTAGACCTTACCAAAAGAAATCTTTTGGCAATGAATAATTTTAGCATCCTTAAAGCCAGAGATTCTTTGAGACAAGGCGGTGCAACTGCGCCAAACGACAGCATTGTAGATGTTTTATATATCTTGAAACCTTTAGATAAATATGAACTAAAGATAGGAACCGATGTCAATTATTCTCAGTTACTAAATTTAGGAGTTTCCCCTTCTGTAGACCTTACAACCCGAAACGTGTTTCGTGGTGCAGAAAACTTGACAACGAGTGTTGCAGGAACTTTTGGATCGATCAGAAATCCTAAAAATTTAGATAAAAGAATTTTAGCGTATGAATATTCTGCGCAGGCTTCTTTAAGCTTTCCTAGATTATTGCTTCCATTTAATTATTATAAACTGATTCCTAAAAGATATACTCCTACATCATCAATTGTTTTGGGAGCTTCGGTACAGAATAATATCGGTTTGGGAAGAACCAACTTTAATACAGGCCTAAATTATTTTGCCAATGTTAATGATCAGGTTTCTCACAGATTAACGTTGTTTAATACCCTTTTCAGTTTAACTAAAAACAAAGACAGTTATTATGATTTCTTCGTAAATGATGATGTTGTAAGACAGACTGTTTTTAATGATTATTTTATTTCTAATCCACAAATTAAGCAGGATTTTGAGTCCGGAATTTTATCGAGAGACCAGGTTTCAGAAAAGATTATTAGTGATTTAGGATACGCAGCATCTGCAGCAACTGATCCTAAAAGAGCTGATGATTTACTTTCTTTTCTGGGAACAATTGTCAATAAAGACAGACAGACTCAGGACGTTCTTATTTCATCGATGATTTATAATTTTATTTATAATGAAATTGGTAAAAAAGATTATCCTAATGCTTTTTATTTTAACGGAAAAGTAGAATTGGCAGGAAATATTCCAAGTATTTTTAATCAGAAAAGACAAGATGACGGTGGAATTTTAAGAAGTCCTGAAAGAACAATTTTCGGAATTCCATATGCGCAGTTTGTGAAATTTGATTTTGATGTAAGAAAATATTTTAAATTTAATGGTAATCAGACTTTAGCGTTGCGACAGTTTATCGGGATAGGTATTCCTTACGGAAACTCTTCAGCAATGCCATTTGTAAGATCGTATTTTAATGGAGGTTCTAATGATATCAGAGCTTGGGTTGCATTTGGCGGTTTAGGACCGGGAGGTTCTCAGATTGACGAAAAAGTGCGTACTTATTTGATGGGAAATATTAAACTAACAACCAACATAGAATACAGAATTCCGTTTACCGAGATGTATGAAGGTGCTATTTTTACCGATATCGGAAACGTTTGGAATACTGAAAATAATGGTTTTGATGATCAGTTTAAATTCAATAAATTCATCAGAGAAATGGGTATTGGTAGCGGATTTGGACTTAGAGTTAACGTTGCTTACATTACCTTAAGAGTAGATTTAGCTTATAAAATTTACGATCCGAACAAACCTGATGGTGATAGATGGAGATTCCATGATATTAAACCATTAAAACCAACTTTAAACATCGCTTTCGGATATCCTTTCTAATCCGAAGAAATTCCAAAAATAAAATAAACTACAGCGGCCACTCTTGCGAGTATTTCGCGGGATTGGTTTCTGTAGTAACTCTCTGGTTTTGTAACATCTTGCGCATCAAAACCTAAAGCATTCATGTTATTGTTTCGTGCAAAAAATAATGCTCTCAAATTATGAAAACCCTGAGAAACAATAATCACATTTTTCTTATTGTAAACATCTTTACAGCGTAGTATACTTTTGTATGTATTAAAACCTTCAGGATCTTCTATAATGATTTCTTCGGGCACACCTTCCTGATAAATCAGATAATTTTTCATTGCGGCAGGTTCATTATATCCTTTGCTTTTTTCGCCGCTTACAATGATTTTTTTAATTTTTCCGTGATGATAAAGCAATGCTGTTGCATCCATCCTTTTGGTAAAATACGGATTAGAAAGTCCGGAACGCATTCTTGGAGAGGTTCCTAAAACCAACGCCACTTCTCTGGGCGGAATTTTTGAAATCTTGGTATAAGTTCTACCATTGGTCAATCCGAAAACCCAGGCATTAGATAAACATATCAGAAGAAAAACAATTTCTACTGACACAAAAAATAATTTAAATATGTTTCGGATGATTCTCAATTGAAATCAAAGTTAAGCTTTATTTTCTTAGTTTTTGCAATTGACATACACGCTAATATTTTGCCTTGAGCTTCCTCTTTTTCGGTAAGATATTCGTTTTCCAAAAGTTCTACTTCGCCTTCTTCTACAGTACATTCGCAGCTTCCACAAATTCCTGATTTGCAGGAATAGGGAACCGGAAATTTTTGAATCAAAAGCTGTTGAAGAATTTTCTCACGATTATTTGATAGTATCGTCTGATAATTTTTCCCTAAAAGCTGAAAATCTACCTCTACATTTTCTATCAATGGAAATTCTTTTTCGACAGGATAAATATCATCATTAAACTCTTCAAACAATTCAAAATGAATGTTCTTTTTTGGAATTCCGTGATGATAACAAGCATTGGCTAAAGTTTTTATCATCTCCCCTTTTCCACAAATTAAAACTTCGTCAACGGCATCCCAAATCGTGGATTCTTCATCGGTATCATCCAGATGTAGTATTTGATTGATAATTAAATTCAATTTTTTTGCATCTAATCTTCCGTAGAAAAACTGATCTGCCGTTTTTTCCTGCGAATAAAAATAAAAAATCTGAAGCCTGTGATGATGTTGTTTTGCAAGATTATCTAAAAGATCACGGTAAACAAGTTCTTCAGAGCGTTTATTTCCCAGAAAAAGAAACAGTCTTGTTCGTGGTTCATTATGAAGAATGTTTTTAAAATGGCTTAAAATAGGAGTAATTCCAATTCCCGCAGCAAAACCTACAATCGTTCTGAATTCACTGGGTTTAGAAACTAAAGTAAATCTTCCATTGGGTTCGCTCACAAGCAATTCATCACCAACTTCATAATTGTTATAAAGCTGTGCGGTTGCACCGTTTTCAGAATTGATTTTAATTCCTAAAGCTATTTTTTTCTCATACGGAGCCGAAGTCATTGAGTAATCATTGATCACTTCTTTTCCTTTAGCATTGAATTTTACACTTACAAATTGCCCTGCTTCAAACGTGAAATTTTCTTCTAAATCCTCCGGGATCTCAAGCTCCAGCGAAAAAGTATTTTTGGTCAGGTCTTCCTTTTTAGCTATTTTTAGGCGGTGAAACTGCGTCAGTTTTCCTTTATAGATTTGTTGTTCCATACTTCATTTCAAAAATAAATAAAAAATAATTATGAAACCGACCTTCACCTAACTTTCTTGCAACAAAACCAATGAAAAATACCTTTCGTATATTTCATTTTAACAAAGAATATTATTTATGAAAAAAATAATTTTGACTGCAATTTTAGCAACTGTTCTTATCGGTTGTAAAAAAGAAGCAGAAAAAACAGAAGAAAATATCAGCGCAACAGACTCTGCAAATATTCAGAGCACACCGGAAAGTGAAACTTCTAAAATCTCACTTAAAGAAGTTGATCAAAAAGGCTTAACTGAGATTCTGTCTAAAAATAACGATACTTTATATGTAACCAATTTTTTTGCGACCTGGTGTGGACCATGCATGATGGAAATGCCTCATTTTAAAAAGAAAATTGAAGAGTTAAAAGGGCAACCCGTAAAGTTTACTTTTATAAATATTTTTAATAAACCGGATTGGCAAACAGAAGTTTCTGCGTTTGCACAAACAAGTGGTTTGGCAGATAAAATTCTTCTTCTTGATGATAGCAAGTTAAACCAAGATTTTTTTGAAAATTTTCAACAATGGAGTGGAAATAATATTCCATTTACTTTCTTCAGAAAAGGTGATAAAACCGAAGAATCTTTAGGTTCAATGAGTGAAGAAATGCTTAATTCAAAGATTGATTCTTTTTTAAAATAAGATTATTCTAGTTTCAAATGTCTAAAAAATTTAAGATCCTGTGTTTATTTTTACTAATTGCAGTTATTTTGACAGCGATCACTAATCTGAATACAGGATTTTTGACTTTAAATCTTCAGGATTTTTTTCAGGATTCTACCAACAGTCAGATTGCAGAAATTCGTGTGAATCGCGTATTAGTAATGCTTTTAGCCGGGATTTCAATTCCAACTTCAGGTTTTCTGATGCAAGAATACTTTCAGAATCCTCTTGCGGGACCAGATATTTTAGGAATAACCTCTGTCGCAAGTTTATCAGTTGCATTCTATATTTTCTTTTCACACAATATTTTACTGCCCGAATTTCTTCAAAATAGTTTTCTGAGTTTGTCTGCAATTATAGGAAGCTTGCTGTTGATGCTCGTTTTGCTGTCGATGTCTAATAAATTTCAAGATAAATCTTATCTGATTATTTTTGGATTTCTGGTATCTGCTTTTGCGGGAGCTATTGTTTCTCTTCTTCAGTTTTATGCAGAAAATCAAAGCTTAAAAAATTATATTTTATGGTCTTTCGGAGCCAATAATATGGTATCGAGAAATCAGATTATCGTTCTTGCTGTTTTAGTTTTTATTGGATTATTAATTTGCTTTAAAACTATAAAACCTTTAATCGGAAATTCTCTTGGAAGTTCATACGCACAGAGTTTAGGAGTTAATTTAAATCATCTGAAATTGATGATCATTGTTGCTTCTTCTTTACTTTCCGCATCGGTTACAGCATTTTTAGGGCCTATTTTATTCATCGGAATTATTGTTCCTCACTTTTGCAGATTGATTTATAATCCTGCAAAACTTTGGCAACAGTGGATTTTGAATATGTTTTTAGGAATGTTGATGATGTTATTCTTTTCAGTGGTTGCCGAAAAATCGCAGATTCCTTTGAATGTAATCAGTTCAGTTTTTGGTATTCCTGTAATTTTAATGATGCTTTTGAAACAGAATAAAGTGTAAATGTTGGTATTTCACAAAGGCGCAAAATTTTTCATAAAATAATGTTGTAAGGCGCAAGGATTTTATCTTTGATAAAATTTAAAACTATAAAATATAAGTGAAAAAATAATTTCAATATTGGTTGAAAATCTTTGATTTTCTTGCGCCTTAAAAACAGTATAAAAATT
Above is a genomic segment from Chryseobacterium mulctrae containing:
- a CDS encoding flavin reductase family protein, whose amino-acid sequence is MEQQIYKGKLTQFHRLKIAKKEDLTKNTFSLELEIPEDLEENFTFEAGQFVSVKFNAKGKEVINDYSMTSAPYEKKIALGIKINSENGATAQLYNNYEVGDELLVSEPNGRFTLVSKPSEFRTIVGFAAGIGITPILSHFKNILHNEPRTRLFLFLGNKRSEELVYRDLLDNLAKQHHHRLQIFYFYSQEKTADQFFYGRLDAKKLNLIINQILHLDDTDEESTIWDAVDEVLICGKGEMIKTLANACYHHGIPKKNIHFELFEEFNDDIYPVEKEFPLIENVEVDFQLLGKNYQTILSNNREKILQQLLIQKFPVPYSCKSGICGSCECTVEEGEVELLENEYLTEKEEAQGKILACMSIAKTKKIKLNFDFN
- the tamL gene encoding translocation and assembly module lipoprotein TamL translates to MSCKHFKNSPQKYYKIISFATFVGLLYACSTTKKVPDGEYLLTQNNFEFEDKKQFFDDELEDYVQQKPNKKQLLFMPLSLLLYNAANPKYDTILNEYMTYPSEMRNQKLRDSLFTKYNMQSSVGNSLFMDRLYHNWGTPPVILDQTRTEKSAQSIEKRMTYRGFWDAEVKYAHKLDSTAKKASVKYSITHNSPTNIKEYYYHIPDLGIKGLYQQKMHESLVRSGQLLDQTVLEKEITRINDWMRENGYYRFNAGNDEVGFVADSLLSRKEVPLVLEIRKDSINRPYKRATFGNIDVAIVDRHSDFPRRTVKDSLRRIRFHKMNENYKTSALWRTIIVDSKTIYDQKKLDLTKRNLLAMNNFSILKARDSLRQGGATAPNDSIVDVLYILKPLDKYELKIGTDVNYSQLLNLGVSPSVDLTTRNVFRGAENLTTSVAGTFGSIRNPKNLDKRILAYEYSAQASLSFPRLLLPFNYYKLIPKRYTPTSSIVLGASVQNNIGLGRTNFNTGLNYFANVNDQVSHRLTLFNTLFSLTKNKDSYYDFFVNDDVVRQTVFNDYFISNPQIKQDFESGILSRDQVSEKIISDLGYAASAATDPKRADDLLSFLGTIVNKDRQTQDVLISSMIYNFIYNEIGKKDYPNAFYFNGKVELAGNIPSIFNQKRQDDGGILRSPERTIFGIPYAQFVKFDFDVRKYFKFNGNQTLALRQFIGIGIPYGNSSAMPFVRSYFNGGSNDIRAWVAFGGLGPGGSQIDEKVRTYLMGNIKLTTNIEYRIPFTEMYEGAIFTDIGNVWNTENNGFDDQFKFNKFIREMGIGSGFGLRVNVAYITLRVDLAYKIYDPNKPDGDRWRFHDIKPLKPTLNIAFGYPF
- a CDS encoding TlpA family protein disulfide reductase, which codes for MKKIILTAILATVLIGCKKEAEKTEENISATDSANIQSTPESETSKISLKEVDQKGLTEILSKNNDTLYVTNFFATWCGPCMMEMPHFKKKIEELKGQPVKFTFINIFNKPDWQTEVSAFAQTSGLADKILLLDDSKLNQDFFENFQQWSGNNIPFTFFRKGDKTEESLGSMSEEMLNSKIDSFLK
- a CDS encoding FecCD family ABC transporter permease, translating into MSKKFKILCLFLLIAVILTAITNLNTGFLTLNLQDFFQDSTNSQIAEIRVNRVLVMLLAGISIPTSGFLMQEYFQNPLAGPDILGITSVASLSVAFYIFFSHNILLPEFLQNSFLSLSAIIGSLLLMLVLLSMSNKFQDKSYLIIFGFLVSAFAGAIVSLLQFYAENQSLKNYILWSFGANNMVSRNQIIVLAVLVFIGLLICFKTIKPLIGNSLGSSYAQSLGVNLNHLKLMIIVASSLLSASVTAFLGPILFIGIIVPHFCRLIYNPAKLWQQWILNMFLGMLMMLFFSVVAEKSQIPLNVISSVFGIPVILMMLLKQNKV
- a CDS encoding SanA/YdcF family protein; this translates as MRIIRNIFKLFFVSVEIVFLLICLSNAWVFGLTNGRTYTKISKIPPREVALVLGTSPRMRSGLSNPYFTKRMDATALLYHHGKIKKIIVSGEKSKGYNEPAAMKNYLIYQEGVPEEIIIEDPEGFNTYKSILRCKDVYNKKNVIIVSQGFHNLRALFFARNNNMNALGFDAQDVTKPESYYRNQSREILARVAAVVYFIFGISSD